Sequence from the Streptomyces sp. NBC_00440 genome:
GGCCACGATCACCGCACGCCCCGCAAGAGTCACGCGCGGGCTTGCGCCCTGCTCCCCCGTCAAACCGTCGGCCCGCGGATCTGTTGTCCACAGGGGTTCGCCACCGCGCGGTGACAGCGCGACGACCCGGCCGGTGGCCGAGCTGAAATACAGCGCCCCGGCCCCCGCCACGGGGCCCGAAGCACCCTCCACGCCGGTCTGGCGCGACCACTTCTTCCGGCCGGTCTCGGGGTCGAGCGCCGTGACGAGACCGATCTGCCCGCTCACGTAGACGGTGCCGTCCGCCATGCCGGGCGTCCCCGCGTAAGTCCTGGGCAGCCGGGAGTACGTGACCTTCCGCGAGGCCGGGTCGACCCGCGCCACCCCGTCGTAGCCGGCCATCGCCGTTCCCTCCATGTGTTCGTGAAGGAGTACGAGCCTGCCGTTGGCGGCGCCCATCGGCACGGCGGGGCCGTTGACCGCGATGGGCCTGCCCAGCGTCCCCGAGGCGCGGTCCACCACGTACAGGGTGGAGTGGCGCACCTCCAGGTTGTTCACCTCCGTATCGGGGGCGCACATCGCGAGGAGCTGTGGGCCCAGCGGGACGGGAGCGCACCGCGTACCCGCGGGGAACGATGTCCGCCAGGCGACCGCGCCGCTGTGCGCGTCCCGGGCCTCCAAGCGGGAGTTGGAAGAGTCGACCGTCACGACGGATGAGCCGATCACAAGGGCATCCTGCGACCGGCCGGTGACGGCCTGCGACTCGGCGCCGGACGGCACGGACCACAGCTCCCGGCCGCTGTTCGCGTCGAGCGCCACCACCTCGTTGGGAGGGCCCTGCGGGGCGTTCTGGGCGGCGAAGCGGTAACCGAGCACCGTGTCGTCGGTGGCGCCCACCAGGTGCATGCCCTCGACGGGGACGCCCGGGCTCTTCGCCGTCCACACCCGCGAGCCGTCCCGGGCCCTGAGACGGGTCGCGACGACACCGCCGCCCCCGCAGAACAGCGCGTCGCCGCGCGCGACGCAACGCAGCTCGTCAGGAATGTCCTTGCGGCCGCCCTGCACGGTCCTGCGCCACGGCTGGAATCCGTCCGGGAGTGCGCCACCCGGCGCCGCAACGACGCTGTTGCCCTTGTCGCCGCCGCTGTTCCCCCCGAAGCCGCCCGCCTGGAGCGCGGTGACTCCCCCGCCGATCGCTGCCACCGCGACCGCCGTCGCGAGCACAGGACGCCAACGGCGACGCAGACGGCGGCCGATCGCGGTGCTCCCTGTATCGGGACCGGCCGGGGCGGTGGTCGGTGCGGCCGACGCGGGGGCGGCCGGCGTCGCGAGGTGATGCTGGGTGTTCACATCGCGGGTGCAGCCCGCGCCGACCCCGTTCGCGTCGGTCCCACCGAGGTCGGCCGGCAGGTCCCGCAACAGTACGAGGAGTTCGTCCGCCGAGGGGCGCCCCTCGGGCTCCTTGGCCAGGCACGGCTCGACGACCGCGCGCAAAGCGCCCGGCACGGCGTCCAGCGACGGCTCCTCGTGCACCACCTGATACGCCGTCATGTACGGACTGTCCGCGTCGAAGGGCCCTTGCCCCGTCGCCGCGTACACCAGCAGCGTCCCCAGCGAGAAGACATCGGACCGCGGCCCCACACCACGCGGCGCCTGCAACTGCTCCGGCGACATGAAGGGCGGCGTACCGATGACCCGCCCGGTCATCGTCAGTGTCTGCTGGTCCACGGCGCGCGAAATGCCGAAGTCGATGACGCGCGGGCCCTCGGGCGAGAGCACGACGTTCGAGGGCTTCAGGTCACGGTGGACGACGCCGACCCGGTGGATGTCGCGCAGCGCCTCCGCCAGCCCGATGGCGAGCCTCCGCAGCTCCGCTCCGTCCAGCGGGCCGTCAGCGGCGATGCGCTGGGCGAGCGT
This genomic interval carries:
- a CDS encoding serine/threonine-protein kinase; this encodes MSLRGGDPAEIGGYPLEARLGSGGMGTVFLARTSSGRPVAIKLIHQQFAGDDEFRIRFRQEVAAARRVSGAFTAAVVDAAPEAEQPWMATTYIEGHTLAQRIAADGPLDGAELRRLAIGLAEALRDIHRVGVVHRDLKPSNVVLSPEGPRVIDFGISRAVDQQTLTMTGRVIGTPPFMSPEQLQAPRGVGPRSDVFSLGTLLVYAATGQGPFDADSPYMTAYQVVHEEPSLDAVPGALRAVVEPCLAKEPEGRPSADELLVLLRDLPADLGGTDANGVGAGCTRDVNTQHHLATPAAPASAAPTTAPAGPDTGSTAIGRRLRRRWRPVLATAVAVAAIGGGVTALQAGGFGGNSGGDKGNSVVAAPGGALPDGFQPWRRTVQGGRKDIPDELRCVARGDALFCGGGGVVATRLRARDGSRVWTAKSPGVPVEGMHLVGATDDTVLGYRFAAQNAPQGPPNEVVALDANSGRELWSVPSGAESQAVTGRSQDALVIGSSVVTVDSSNSRLEARDAHSGAVAWRTSFPAGTRCAPVPLGPQLLAMCAPDTEVNNLEVRHSTLYVVDRASGTLGRPIAVNGPAVPMGAANGRLVLLHEHMEGTAMAGYDGVARVDPASRKVTYSRLPRTYAGTPGMADGTVYVSGQIGLVTALDPETGRKKWSRQTGVEGASGPVAGAGALYFSSATGRVVALSPRGGEPLWTTDPRADGLTGEQGASPRVTLAGRAVIVAAAKNTLFAFDTQRPPKSG